The following nucleotide sequence is from Deinococcus radiopugnans ATCC 19172.
CACAGGTATACGTGCCGCCCGGCCCGCCCAGGCACGCCGGGGCCAGGCGGTCCGCCCCCGGCGACACGATCTCGCCCCGGCGCAGCGCCCAGCAGCCGTCCGGGGGCGTCGCCACACCCGTTTCCCCGCCCCAGGTCGCCAGCGGCAGCAACAGGTTGCGCGAGGCGTTGTGCTGCAGCAGCGTGCCGCGCGTGCCGGGCAGCAGTTCCGGCAGGGCGCACTCCAGAATCCGCGCGCCCTCGTCCAAGCTGCGGGCCGCCTGCATCCAGTCGCCGAAGTCCCCCAACTGGGCCATCCAGTCGTTGCGGGCCGTCAGTTCATCGGCGCGCATCGCCGCCTCCTGCTGCGCCAGGGTCAATGCGCCGCTCATGTGGTTAAAGGCACGCGCCAGCACATGCATCTCCACCGAGCCGCGGTCCTCGACCTGAACGCCGTCTTCGCCCTCCGACACGCGGCGGACGGCAGCGGTGAAACGCCCGAAACTGCTGGACAGTTTGTGCGCGCTGAACAGCGTGGCCAGCAGACTGGCCAGCAGCGCCACGCCGCCCACCCCGAGCAGGGTCAGGCGCAGGCGGCGCAACTGGGCCGAGGCCACCGCTTCCAGCTCAGCTAGCGAGGCGGCCTGTCCAGCGCTGTACCGCTCCACCTGGGTGCGGATCTCATCGAGAATGGCCTTGCCACGGCCGGTCTTGACCAGGGCGGCGGCGGCGGCGGCGCTGCTCTGCCGGGCCAGCAGTTCGGGCGCGGCCACCTCATTCTGCCAGCGGCCGATCAGCGCCCGGATGCGGCCCAGGCTCCCGTCCTGATCGCTGCTGCCCAGTTCCAGCGCGGCCAGCGCCTGCGGGAGGGCCACCTGGGCCGCGTTGTACGGGTCCAGAAAGCGCGGCTCCCCGGTGATCACGTAGCCGCGCAGCCCGGTTTCCAGGTCCACGACATGCTGCATCACCTGGGCCACCGACACCAGCCGGGCACGGGTCTGGTCCGCCCGCTCGGTGGCCTGAACGCGGGCATCCAGCGTGGACGACAGCAACACGAAGGCCGCCACCAGCAGCGCCCAGAAGGGCACCTGGGACAGCAGCAGCAGGCGGCGAAGGTTCATGCTGCGCCCACTGTAAAAAGCCGAGCCGTGCAGCGTTCTTACACGCCGCCTCGTCCGCAGCGCGGCTCAGGCCTCAGCGCACGCAGCCGTCTGCAAGCTTCTTTGCCAGCGCGGGCACGTCCCGGCCCTCGTGCACCGCGTTGATAAAGGCGCTGCCCACCACCACGCCGTCGGCCAGCAGCGCCACCTCGTGGGCCGTCTGGGCGTCCTTGACGCCGAAGCCCACCGCAATCGGCACGTCGGTGTGCTGCCGGGCCAGTTCCAGCATGGCGGGCACCTCGCCCAGCGCCGTGCCTTCCCGCGCGCCGGTCACGCCGGTCACGCTGACCGCGTACAGGAAACCCGTGCAGGCCTCGGCCACCAACTTGATGCGCTCGGGCGTGCTGGTGGGCGCGATTAAAAAGGTCACGGCCAGCCCGTGCTCGGCGGCCAGATCGGCGATTTCAAGATCCTGATCCGGCGGCAGATCGGGGAGGATCAACCCGTCCACCCCAGCCTCCTGGCTCAAACGCATGAACTCACGCGGGCCGACGGCGTAGATGGGGTTGACGTAGGTCATGATCACGATGGGGGTGTCGTGGCGGGTTCGCAGCTCGCGCACCAGCTCGATGGTGCCGCGCGTGCTGGTGCCGTCCGCCAGCGCCTGCTCGCTGGCCCGCTGGATGGTGGGGCCGTCGCCCAGCGGATCGCTGTAGGGCAGCCCCACTTCCAGCACGTCGGCACGGGCCAGCAGATCATCGGCCAGCGCGGGAAACTCTGTGGCAGACGGGTATCCGGCGGTCATGAAGGGAATGAAGGCGGCGCGGCCCTCGGCCCTGGCGTTGTCGAACGCGGCGCG
It contains:
- a CDS encoding diguanylate cyclase, which produces MNLRRLLLLSQVPFWALLVAAFVLLSSTLDARVQATERADQTRARLVSVAQVMQHVVDLETGLRGYVITGEPRFLDPYNAAQVALPQALAALELGSSDQDGSLGRIRALIGRWQNEVAAPELLARQSSAAAAAALVKTGRGKAILDEIRTQVERYSAGQAASLAELEAVASAQLRRLRLTLLGVGGVALLASLLATLFSAHKLSSSFGRFTAAVRRVSEGEDGVQVEDRGSVEMHVLARAFNHMSGALTLAQQEAAMRADELTARNDWMAQLGDFGDWMQAARSLDEGARILECALPELLPGTRGTLLQHNASRNLLLPLATWGGETGVATPPDGCWALRRGEIVSPGADRLAPACLGGPGGTYTCVPLFSHGETLGIMRLRPAVEGQELPEALRALLPGIVRQVSLALAGLRLQDRLLQQSIRDPLTGLFNRRRLEDELAAQTAHAAASGQPLSLIALDVDHFKRLNDTFGHDAGDAALVRLSAALRDMAPPGSTPARPGGEEFSLLLPGYDLVAATALAERLRAEIAGWALTHAGIALGQITVSLGVAGYAPPLSTPDALVRAADEALYSAKRQGRNRVVEAAPLHPEAWLTLTPG
- the trpA gene encoding tryptophan synthase subunit alpha, with translation MTAVQSRGVARIRAAFDNARAEGRAAFIPFMTAGYPSATEFPALADDLLARADVLEVGLPYSDPLGDGPTIQRASEQALADGTSTRGTIELVRELRTRHDTPIVIMTYVNPIYAVGPREFMRLSQEAGVDGLILPDLPPDQDLEIADLAAEHGLAVTFLIAPTSTPERIKLVAEACTGFLYAVSVTGVTGAREGTALGEVPAMLELARQHTDVPIAVGFGVKDAQTAHEVALLADGVVVGSAFINAVHEGRDVPALAKKLADGCVR